A single window of Cottoperca gobio chromosome 9, fCotGob3.1, whole genome shotgun sequence DNA harbors:
- the LOC115013654 gene encoding LOW QUALITY PROTEIN: leukemia inhibitory factor receptor-like (The sequence of the model RefSeq protein was modified relative to this genomic sequence to represent the inferred CDS: deleted 1 base in 1 codon), whose protein sequence is MPSLSVSPSSKLNCSPVWLICVLLGLSAIHTHAKDVLTVPQQVSLSDNMATQQLSISWLGGAATTFDLMILRTELNETVFYETVSVTLSQVSGRHQWNWTSVEPLQCTSLSIKIRSRDGQTTSEWSDTQILQGSDLPSNEKYEMFPQDRIVPVGSNTTFCCIVEEGKQFGSIHYGTTVMNTTRLSRRSYATTVVNQKLSDTTGTNVICYKNPMANLNGAVVFVGYPPLPSDFACETRDLTSAVCQWNEGRDTNLYGKRRTRFSMNNRNCTLSSPQEKQKECSLPQWEGNWTLLASNPLGQYSLTDSAELSHRVHPVAPDNLNCVVHAWNATVLWQWKYDRYSSLALVCQVELASQGYKTNRTFSGVGLRSAVLSDLHPDEDYTVQVFCGAQQNFWKWGTWSEIFSFKTSTYVPDAPDVWMWMNKDYTGQVIWKPLTRKESHGLITGYEVTLWSPEENVQHTEIISPDTSALPINLTQIATFSSSNKVMATVIAKNTDGVSQAASVLIPLRLTEVDPAVSRPVYTDRGFPLFWQSDANATCAYVVEWYEASCKWNCPVEWIKVAAGNTNVSIESADFQPGVRYNISLYSSSSEAPVLLQRWQGYLQELVPSSSVPLSTTQEDSDILLTWGEIPLVSRRGFLLGYNIYMSSGSQLTLLANLSDLGSRSYTVKGLSEGSYKFTVKAYTSAGEDTGATASITLEPYADWLILETLASMGVTALFLVIVTFICYKKRKWVKKAFYPDIPEPKLAGDWSRSQGPLDVKPSPHSLVHMVERPEWDSSKEALVVIPEEDEDEEGQETGHEPVDTDEPTSLRYYNQVVDERPIRPRYPDSSGSSASSLDSARTDVTYTGIQSSGSSLVFQLDPPGSSEGHQPQADLLFCGGGGGGGGGGGGYRPQMQSRALCDDMGPASPKPFPEPQVASAGGYKPQSSWHFDSPVEAGESDGLAPSLGSPTSIASTQFLLPGGDEHEEEKRQPSSSAATWFTNLLSSTKP, encoded by the exons ATGCCTAGCTTAAGTGTCAGTCCAAGCTCAAAGCTTAACTGTAGCCCTGTATGGCTCATCTGTGTTCTCCTGGGCCTCTCGGCTATACACACTCATGCCAAAGATG tccTTACTGTACCCCAGCAGGTGAGCCTGTCAGACAACATGGCTACACAGCAACTATCTATATCATGGCTGGGAGGAGCAGCCACAACCTTTGACCTCATGATTCTAAGAACTGAACTCAATGAAACTGTTTTCTAC GAGACTGTCTCTGTGACGTTGAGTCAGGTGAGCGGTCGGCACCAGTGGAACTGGACCTCAGTTGAACCTCTGCAGTGTACCTCGCTGTCCATCAAAATCCGCTCAAGAGATGGACAGACAACAAGTGAATGGAGCGACACTCAGATACTTCAAG GAAGCGATCTCCCCAGCAATGAGAAATATGAGATGTTCCCCCAGGACAGAATTGTACCCGTGGGTTCAAACACCACCTTCTGTTGCATTGTTGAAGAGGGGAAGCAGTTTGGTAGCATCCACTACGGCACCACAGTCATGAACACGACACGACTAAGTAGGCGAAGTTACGCCACTACAGTGGTTAATCAGAAATTGTCTGACACGACGGGAACCAACGTCATCTGTTACAAAAACCCGATGGCCAATCTGAATGGAGCGGTGGTGTTTGTTGGAT ATCCTCCACTGCCCAGTGATTTTGCGTGTGAGACTCGTGACTTAACCTCAGCGGTGTGCCAGTGGAATGAAGGACGAGATACAAACTTGTATGGCAAACGAAGAACTCGCTTCTCGATGAACAATAG GAACTGTACTTTGAGCAGCCCGCAGGAGAAGCAGAAAGAGTGTAGTCTGCCCCAGTGGGAGGGTAACTGGACACTGTTAGCCAGT AATCCGCTCGGCCAGTACAGCCTTACTGACTCTGCTGAGCTCAGTCACAGAG TGCATCCAGTAGCACCAGATAACCTGAATTGTGTTGTCCATGCCTGGAATGCCACTGTGCTGTGGCAGTGGAAGTACGACAGATACTCCTCCCTGGCTCTTGTCTGCCAGGTAGAGCTTGCCTCCCAAGggtacaaaacaaat CGTACCTTCTCTGGTGTGGGTCTGCGGTCGGCGGTTCTATCAGACCTGCATCCTGATGAAGACTACACTGTTCAAGTCTTCTGCGGTGCCCAGCAGAATTTCTGGAAGTGGGGAACCTGGAGCGAAATATTTTCCTTCAAAACCAGCACTTATG TTCCAGATGCTCCTGATGTGTGGATGTGGATGAACAAAGACTACACTGGGCAGGTCATTTGGAag CCTCTGACACGAAAAGAGAGCCATGGTCTGATCACAGGTTATGAAGTTACTCTCTGGAGCCCTGAGGAAAATGTACAGCACACAGAAATTATTTCACCGGATACTTCTGCTCTACCAATCAACCTCACACAGATCGCTACCTTCAGTAGTAGCAACAAGGTCATGGCAACCGTCATTGCAAAGAACACTGACGGGGTCTCTCAGGCTGCAAGTGTACTTATACCTCTACGTTTGACAG AGGTGGATCCCGCTGTGTCCAGGCCAGTTTATACGGACAGAGGTTTCCCTCTGTTCTGGCAGAGCGATGCCAACGCCACCTGTGCTTATGTGGTCGAATGGTATGAAGCCTCCTGCAAGTGGAACTGCCCCGTGGAATGGATTAAGGTGGCCGCTGGAAACACTAATGTCTCCATTGAGTCAG CCGACTTCCAGCCAGGTGTGAGGTACAACATTTCCCTGTACAGCAGCTCCTCAGAGGCCCCAGTGCTGTTGCAGCGCTGGCAGGGATACTTGCAGGAGCTGG TCCCTTCCAGTTCTGTCCCTCTGTCAACCACTCAGGAGGACTCTGATATTCTCCTTACCTGGGGAGAGATCCCGCTGGTCAGCAGAAGAGGATTCCTCTTGGGCTACAACATTTACATGAGTAGTGGCTCCCAGCTCACACTTCTAG CCAATCTGTCAGACCTAGGAAGCAGGAGCTACACAGTCAAAGGTCTCTCTGAAGGCTCCTATAAATTTACTGTAAAGGCCTACACCTCAGCAGGCGAGGACACAGGGGCCACCGCCTCCATTACGCTGGAGCCATACG CTGATTGGCTGATCCTGGAAACATTGGCTTCTATGGGAGTCACAGCCTTATTCCTGGTCATCGTCACCTTCATTTGCTACAAGAAAAGGAAATG GGTGAAAAAGGCGTTCTATCCAGACATACCTGAGCCCAAGCTGGCTGGTGATTGGTCCAGGTCACAG GGGCCGTTGGATGTGAAGCCGTCTCCCCACAGTTTGGTCCATATGGTAGAAAGGCCTGAGTGGGATTCTAGTAAAGAAGCGCTCGTCGTCATTCCTGAAGAAGACGAGGATGAAGAAGGGCAGGAGACAGGGCACGAGCCAGTTGACACAGATGAGCCTACGTCATTACGCTACTACAACCAAGTGGTAGATGAGCGGCCCATAAGACCACGTTACccagactcctctggttcttcTGCATCCTCTTTGGATTCAGCACGCACCGATGTGACATACACGGGAATCCAGAGCTCAGGGTCTTCTTTGGTCTTCCAGCTGGATCCTCCGGGCTCTTCTGAGGGCCATCAACCCCAGGCTGACCTGTTGttctgtggaggaggaggaggaggaggaggaggaggaggaggttacCGGCCCCAGATGCAATCTAGAGCCCTATGTGATGACATGGGCCCAGCTTCACCCAAGCCTTTCCCCGAGCCCCAGGTTGCCAGCGCTGGGGGCTACAAACCCCAGAGCTCCTGGCATTTTGACTCCCCGGTGGAGGCCGGGGAAAGTGACGGCCTTGCACCCTCTCTTGGATCCCCCACCTCAATTGCTTCCACTCAGTTCCTCCTCCCTGGTGGAGATGAACATGAAGAGGAGAAACGACAGCCCTCATCATCGGCGGCAACCTGGTTCACCAACTTGTTGTCATCTACAAAACCATga